In Aridibaculum aurantiacum, the following proteins share a genomic window:
- a CDS encoding PAS domain S-box protein, whose translation MKNLSATDLLEQDKQNLLLKNKPYDLEEVLDNITDGFCFFDNQWIVRTWNKTAEEYTGVKREDIVGKDYRDVMVDPFSKFLAKKFEVAIQQKQESQLEEFVEQYKLWFRINIFPSPLGVSFFVKDVNSQKEQCLQNLKSKANIDALINASKDLLWAVDKNCNLIACNDTFKEAIYKLTGHHLKEGDNILLPYFEKENHHWKTLYENSFSGGSFCLDNHRIDPETGNMISEEVCFNSIYNNDKTEIVGVACSSRDITDRKEKQAIITDHYHVLKAKEADLQRVMADLEKVMNSSLDIICSIDEKGHFAKVSAASKTVWGYAPGELEGRSYLDFVAPGYVELTEDTINKVTLGTVMTNFQNVHIRQDGTHVPMLWSLKWDEQEKTMFCIGKDATEMKRAEMLQKETEQRFSSLIQKGADMIGIIDPTGNYSYVSSNVERVIGYTAEELLGFNALSLVHEDDLGKIMEELSTLLQCKERKIADFRFKHKNGEWRWIEVIGTNMLEDELIKGIVINSRDVTDRKNAEEELRYNKERLETVLKATNEAIWEYNMETKELYWNETYTKHFGYHEGETTTLEVWKENIHPDEAEQVWEETINFLKQNKTRYWKKDYRYKKKNGEYAYVLDQGYIILDENNNPIRFVGSLIDNTERKKIELEKEFIIKELTKSNNDLKQFSFITSHNLRAPLSNILGILSIIDYKSFDENHQKMFNLLKVSTCQLQETIKDLTDIIVIRNRTNLETELVHIDKIIENVSKVYLNTLHDIPHEVNLDLQAREVYLYKPYIESIFINLISNAVKYRSAERKLVINIHTYRNEKGELVLRFSDNGLGIDTSKFSDRLFGLYQRFHDHVEGKGLGLFIVRSQVTALGGTIALQSKVNEGATFIITIAPKES comes from the coding sequence ATGAAAAACCTTTCCGCTACTGATCTGCTTGAGCAAGACAAGCAGAATCTGCTATTGAAAAACAAACCGTACGACCTGGAAGAAGTACTGGATAACATCACAGATGGGTTTTGTTTTTTTGACAACCAGTGGATCGTTAGAACCTGGAACAAAACAGCCGAAGAATATACCGGAGTAAAAAGAGAAGATATTGTAGGTAAGGATTACCGCGACGTAATGGTTGATCCGTTTTCAAAGTTTCTTGCTAAGAAGTTTGAAGTAGCAATACAGCAAAAACAAGAATCACAACTGGAAGAATTTGTAGAGCAGTATAAACTTTGGTTTCGGATAAATATTTTTCCTTCACCGCTTGGAGTATCGTTTTTTGTAAAAGATGTAAATAGTCAAAAGGAGCAGTGCCTGCAAAACCTGAAGTCTAAAGCTAATATTGACGCTCTTATTAATGCATCTAAGGACCTGCTTTGGGCGGTAGACAAAAACTGTAACCTTATTGCATGCAATGACACTTTTAAAGAAGCTATTTACAAATTAACTGGTCATCATTTAAAAGAAGGCGACAATATCCTGCTTCCATATTTTGAAAAGGAAAATCATCATTGGAAGACGTTGTATGAGAATAGCTTTAGTGGTGGCAGCTTTTGCCTTGACAACCATAGGATCGATCCTGAAACAGGAAATATGATCAGTGAAGAAGTCTGCTTTAATTCTATCTACAACAATGACAAAACTGAAATTGTAGGAGTAGCGTGTTCTTCAAGAGACATAACTGACAGGAAGGAAAAACAAGCCATCATCACCGATCATTACCATGTGCTTAAGGCTAAAGAAGCCGACCTGCAGCGGGTAATGGCAGACCTGGAAAAAGTGATGAACTCTTCGCTTGACATCATTTGTTCCATTGATGAAAAAGGTCACTTTGCCAAAGTGAGTGCAGCTTCCAAAACGGTATGGGGTTATGCGCCTGGAGAACTGGAAGGAAGATCTTACCTGGATTTTGTAGCGCCAGGATATGTAGAACTTACAGAGGATACAATAAACAAGGTGACCCTCGGCACCGTGATGACCAACTTCCAGAATGTGCATATTAGGCAGGATGGCACGCATGTACCCATGCTTTGGTCGCTAAAATGGGATGAACAGGAAAAGACAATGTTCTGTATTGGCAAAGATGCCACCGAGATGAAACGTGCAGAAATGCTACAAAAGGAAACGGAACAACGTTTCTCTTCGTTGATACAAAAAGGTGCAGACATGATCGGTATAATTGATCCGACAGGAAACTATAGCTATGTAAGTTCCAATGTAGAAAGAGTGATCGGGTATACAGCAGAAGAATTATTAGGATTTAATGCCCTTTCGTTGGTACATGAAGATGACCTGGGAAAGATTATGGAAGAACTGAGTACGCTACTTCAATGTAAAGAAAGGAAAATAGCAGACTTCAGGTTTAAACACAAGAATGGCGAATGGAGATGGATAGAGGTGATTGGTACCAATATGCTAGAGGATGAGCTTATCAAGGGCATTGTTATCAACTCGCGTGATGTAACCGATAGAAAAAATGCAGAAGAAGAACTGAGGTATAATAAGGAAAGGTTAGAAACAGTATTGAAAGCCACCAATGAAGCAATATGGGAGTACAATATGGAAACCAAAGAATTGTATTGGAATGAAACCTATACCAAACACTTTGGGTACCATGAGGGTGAAACAACAACCTTAGAGGTATGGAAAGAGAACATTCATCCAGACGAGGCTGAGCAGGTTTGGGAGGAAACGATCAATTTTCTCAAACAAAATAAAACCAGGTACTGGAAGAAAGATTATCGCTATAAGAAAAAGAATGGCGAGTATGCTTATGTATTAGATCAAGGCTATATTATACTGGATGAAAACAATAATCCTATTCGATTTGTCGGTTCGTTGATAGATAATACAGAACGTAAAAAAATAGAGCTTGAGAAAGAATTCATCATTAAAGAATTGACCAAAAGTAACAACGACCTGAAGCAATTTTCTTTTATAACCTCTCACAACTTACGTGCACCGTTATCAAACATCCTCGGCATCTTAAGCATCATCGATTACAAGTCGTTTGATGAAAATCACCAGAAGATGTTCAACCTGCTAAAGGTATCTACTTGCCAGCTGCAGGAAACCATCAAAGACCTTACTGACATCATTGTTATCAGGAACAGGACAAACCTTGAAACAGAGCTTGTACATATAGATAAGATCATTGAGAATGTAAGTAAGGTTTATCTCAATACACTCCATGACATTCCGCACGAGGTAAATCTTGATCTGCAGGCAAGGGAAGTATACCTATACAAACCATATATCGAAAGCATTTTCATCAACCTTATTTCCAATGCTGTTAAATACCGCTCAGCCGAAAGAAAACTGGTGATAAATATTCATACTTATCGTAATGAAAAAGGTGAACTGGTGCTTCGTTTCAGCGACAACGGATTAGGTATTGATACTTCTAAATTCTCAGACAGGTTGTTTGGCTTGTACCAGCGTTTTCATGATCATGTAGAAGGTAAAGGACTGGGATTGTTCATTGTAAGATCGCAGGTGACGGCACTGGGTGGAACTATAGCTCTGCAAAGCAAGGTAAATGAGGGAGCCACATTTATTATTACCATAGCTCCAAAAGAGAGTTGA
- a CDS encoding alanine/glycine:cation symporter family protein produces MEEIINQINGVVWSNALIILCLGTGIYFSVVTRFLQLRYIKQMVHLLFKGKSSKTGVSSFQAFSIAVAGRVGTGNIAGVATAIAMGGPGSIFWMWVVAFLGSASAFIESVLAQVYKEVKDGQYRGGPAFYIQKGLGIKWFAATFAIITLVSSAAFFPGVQSNTIAASMENAFSIPPIYSGVAVTLLVGLVIFGGVRRIGKTAEIIVPFMAILYLLMAVVIIILNIGRVPEIFSLITKSAFAAEPAFAGIFGMAVSWGVKRGIYSNEAGLGTAPHAAAAAETSHPVKQGLVQAFSVYLDTLLVCTATAFMILFTGQYNVADPSGGFIVNNLPGVAAGSEYTQNAVSVHFPFIGPGFVAVSLLLFAFTTIVAYYYIAETNLSFLQKQGKGKWQVTTLRLVLLVSVYYGSIRTAEAAWALGDMGVGLVAWLNVIAILLLRKPALKALKDYQAQRKAGIEPVFDPNKLGIKHAEVWEK; encoded by the coding sequence ATGGAAGAAATAATCAATCAGATCAACGGGGTAGTGTGGAGCAATGCGCTGATTATTCTGTGCCTGGGAACGGGGATTTACTTTTCAGTTGTTACGCGTTTTCTACAACTGCGATATATAAAACAGATGGTTCACCTGCTTTTCAAAGGCAAATCTTCTAAAACAGGTGTGAGTTCATTCCAGGCATTTTCTATAGCTGTGGCAGGCCGTGTAGGAACAGGCAATATAGCCGGGGTGGCCACCGCCATAGCCATGGGCGGACCGGGTTCCATTTTTTGGATGTGGGTGGTAGCTTTTCTTGGCAGTGCTTCGGCGTTTATAGAGTCAGTACTTGCACAGGTGTACAAAGAAGTAAAAGATGGCCAATACCGCGGCGGACCAGCTTTCTATATACAGAAAGGTCTTGGCATAAAATGGTTTGCTGCTACGTTCGCTATCATCACATTGGTAAGTTCAGCGGCATTTTTTCCGGGTGTGCAAAGCAATACCATAGCTGCCAGTATGGAAAATGCATTCAGCATCCCGCCCATCTATTCTGGTGTTGCTGTTACCTTACTGGTTGGCCTTGTAATATTTGGTGGCGTTAGACGTATAGGAAAGACAGCTGAGATAATAGTTCCGTTCATGGCCATCCTATACCTGCTGATGGCTGTAGTTATCATCATCCTGAACATTGGACGAGTACCTGAAATTTTCAGCCTTATCACCAAGTCAGCATTCGCTGCCGAGCCTGCATTTGCTGGCATTTTTGGAATGGCTGTTTCATGGGGTGTAAAGAGAGGCATTTATTCAAACGAAGCAGGACTTGGCACAGCACCTCACGCAGCTGCGGCGGCCGAAACATCGCACCCGGTAAAGCAAGGATTGGTGCAGGCATTTTCTGTTTACCTGGATACCTTACTCGTTTGTACTGCAACAGCATTTATGATCTTGTTTACCGGCCAGTATAATGTTGCTGATCCAAGTGGTGGATTTATAGTGAACAACCTTCCGGGTGTTGCTGCCGGATCAGAATACACTCAAAATGCAGTGAGTGTTCATTTCCCTTTTATAGGACCTGGTTTTGTAGCGGTATCACTCCTGTTGTTTGCTTTTACCACTATTGTTGCTTATTACTACATAGCCGAAACAAACCTGAGCTTTCTTCAAAAGCAAGGCAAAGGGAAATGGCAGGTTACCACCCTTAGGTTAGTATTGCTCGTGTCTGTTTATTATGGATCTATCCGCACAGCAGAAGCTGCGTGGGCATTAGGTGATATGGGTGTGGGGTTAGTAGCATGGCTAAATGTTATAGCGATCTTACTGCTACGTAAGCCAGCACTTAAAGCCTTAAAAGATTACCAGGCACAACGTAAGGCTGGCATCGAACCAGTGTTTGATCCTAACAAACTTGGAATAAAACATGCCGAAGTTTGGGAGAAATAA
- a CDS encoding SPOR domain-containing protein, with amino-acid sequence MKLVLLILIAFFSTAAFAQGDIVKVYKDPRMEVLSQKQAELNKRSKTVASRGIRSGYRIQVYNAQDRVVANAVKSELLRRFPDQKTYLLYQAPNFRVRIGNFLSQKDASQLRKMIAALYPDRGIFVVADRVEYNPPIDED; translated from the coding sequence ATGAAACTAGTTTTACTTATTCTTATTGCTTTTTTTTCAACTGCGGCTTTTGCCCAGGGTGACATTGTGAAAGTTTATAAAGATCCGCGAATGGAGGTCTTGTCGCAAAAACAGGCTGAGCTGAATAAACGTTCGAAAACAGTAGCCAGTCGTGGTATCAGGAGCGGGTATCGTATACAGGTGTACAACGCACAGGATCGGGTAGTGGCCAATGCTGTAAAATCAGAATTGCTGCGCCGCTTCCCAGACCAGAAGACTTACTTGCTTTACCAGGCACCCAACTTCAGGGTTCGTATTGGAAATTTCCTTTCGCAAAAAGATGCGTCGCAACTGCGCAAAATGATCGCTGCTCTTTATCCCGATCGAGGAATATTTGTAGTAGCTGACAGGGTGGAATATAATCCTCCAATAGATGAAGATTAA
- the xth gene encoding exodeoxyribonuclease III — protein sequence MRIASYNVNGVNGRLPVLLQWLQETSPDIVCMQELKAPQEKFPEQAIYDLGYHAIWHGQKSWNGVAILSKTDDIEEISRVLPGDPEDVASRYLEATVQGIHVGCLYLPNGNPAPGPKFDYKLGWFKRLHDHAAGLLASGKPVVLAGDYNVMPTEKDVYKPERWGDDALFRPEVREAYKSLVDQGWTDAIRKLYPDEIIYTFWDYFRNAYSRNAGLRIDHFLLSPQLDKRLLKAGVDSNVRGWEKTSDHAPVWIELKD from the coding sequence ATGAGAATAGCTAGTTATAACGTAAACGGTGTCAATGGCCGGTTGCCGGTTTTACTACAATGGTTGCAGGAAACATCCCCTGATATTGTTTGTATGCAAGAGCTTAAAGCGCCGCAGGAAAAATTTCCTGAACAGGCGATATACGACCTGGGATATCATGCAATATGGCATGGGCAGAAAAGTTGGAACGGGGTAGCTATTTTATCCAAGACCGATGACATAGAAGAAATATCGAGGGTTCTGCCTGGCGATCCGGAAGATGTAGCCAGCAGGTACCTGGAAGCTACGGTGCAGGGAATTCATGTTGGCTGTTTGTATTTACCCAATGGCAACCCGGCACCGGGACCCAAGTTCGATTATAAGTTAGGTTGGTTTAAGCGTCTACACGATCATGCAGCAGGTTTGCTTGCTTCAGGAAAGCCGGTAGTGCTGGCGGGTGATTATAATGTAATGCCCACTGAAAAGGATGTATACAAGCCGGAACGATGGGGCGACGATGCGCTGTTTAGGCCCGAAGTACGTGAGGCATATAAATCCTTGGTAGACCAGGGATGGACAGATGCCATCAGGAAACTATACCCGGACGAAATCATTTATACATTCTGGGACTACTTCCGCAATGCTTATAGCCGCAATGCAGGGCTGCGAATTGATCACTTCCTGCTAAGCCCGCAACTCGACAAACGTTTGCTAAAAGCAGGTGTAGATAGCAAT